A region of Eschrichtius robustus isolate mEscRob2 chromosome 19, mEscRob2.pri, whole genome shotgun sequence DNA encodes the following proteins:
- the MAMSTR gene encoding MEF2-activating motif and SAP domain-containing transcriptional regulator isoform X6, producing MTLAASSQRSQIIRSKFRSGQALGHSLPAFLLPPPSTVLQLRIHRRYQDTSLSGSFAASPFSDPDPWISAADPALAPAPASPSSPAPFLFSPGVLLPEPKHYPWRSLKKESPKISQHWREPKPKEHLTYHQYMPPEPRQGSRADPQAEGSALGPPGPPPWEWTNSQQPPPRMKPSPLTPSPPGVPSPSPSPHKLELQTLKLEELTVSELRQQLRLRGLPVSGTKSMLLERMRGGAPPRERPKPRREDGPAGAPWPRFKRKALGAAGRPGSFKPSPTSHSLPPPRAAETLVTTLAPAPAPAASTAQAPAPVPIPSSAPASTALTLEEELQEAIRRAQLLPNRGISDILEDQVEPEDTEIPTRWKKLTTW from the exons ATGACCCTGGCGGCTTCCTCCCAGCGCTCCCAAATCATTCGCTCCAAGTTCCGATCTG GCCAGGCTCTTGGACACTCCCTTCCCGcctttctcctcccacctccctccacagTCCTCCAGCTTCGGATCCACAGACGCTATCAGGACACGA GCCTCTCAGGGTCCTTTGCTGCCTCTCCATTCTCGGATCCAGATCCATGGATCTCAGCCGCAGACCCGGCTCTGGCTCCGGCCCCAGCCTCACCCTCGAGCCCAGCGCCTTTCCTCTTCAGCCCTGGGGTCCTTCTCCCTGAGCCAAAACACTACCCTTGGCGGTCCCTGAAGAAG GAGTCTCCCAAGATCTCCCAACATTGGAGGGAGCCCAAGCCCAAGGAGCACTTGACATACCACCAGTACATGCCCCCAGAGCCGAGACAAGGGTCCAGGGCAGACCCCCAGGCTGAAGGGTCGGCCTTGGGTCCCCCTGGACCACCTCCATGGGAATGGACAAACTCACAGCAGCCTCCTCCTAG GATGAAGCCCAgtcccctcactccctccccaccAGGAGTCCCCAGCCCCTCGCCCTCTCCACACAAGCTGGAACTTCAGACTCTCAAACTGGAGGAGCTGACG GTCTCAGAGCTCCGGCAGCAGCTGCGCCTGCGGGGCCTCCCGGTGTCTGGGACCAAGTCGATGCTCCTGGAGCGCATGCGCGGCGGCGCCCCGCCCCGCGAGCGGCCGAAGCCGCGGCGCGAGGACGGTCCGGCGGGTGCTCCCTGGCCTCGCTTCAAGCGCAAGGCTTTGGGAGCCGCTGGGAGGCCGGGCTCG TTCAAGCCGAGTCCAACATCTCACTCGCTGCCCCCTCCACGTGCCGCGGAAACCCTTGTGACGACTCTGGCTCCTGCTCCGGCTCCGGCTGCATCGACGGCTCAGGCTCCAGCTCCAGTGCCGATCCCTTCCTCAGCACCAGCCTCGACAGCCCTGACACTGGAGGAGGAGCTGCAGGAAGCGATCCGCAGAGCGCAG TTGCTTCCGAACCGGGGCATCAGTGACATCCTGGAGGATCAGGTGGAGCCTGAGG
- the MAMSTR gene encoding MEF2-activating motif and SAP domain-containing transcriptional regulator isoform X4 codes for MTLAASSQRSQIIRSKFRSVLQLRIHRRYQDTSLSGSFAASPFSDPDPWISAADPALAPAPASPSSPAPFLFSPGVLLPEPKHYPWRSLKKESPKISQHWREPKPKEHLTYHQYMPPEPRQGSRADPQAEGSALGPPGPPPWEWTNSQQPPPRMKPSPLTPSPPGVPSPSPSPHKLELQTLKLEELTVSELRQQLRLRGLPVSGTKSMLLERMRGGAPPRERPKPRREDGPAGAPWPRFKRKALGAAGRPGSFKPSPTSHSLPPPRAAETLVTTLAPAPAPAASTAQAPAPVPIPSSAPASTALTLEEELQEAIRRAQLLPNRGISDILEDQVEPEDMLPPIPLDFPGSFDLLSPSPDSEGLSSVFSSSLPSPTNSPSPSPRGPTDSLDWLEALSGGPPLGCGPPAPSIFSADLSDSSGTRLWDLLEYPW; via the exons ATGACCCTGGCGGCTTCCTCCCAGCGCTCCCAAATCATTCGCTCCAAGTTCCGATCTG TCCTCCAGCTTCGGATCCACAGACGCTATCAGGACACGA GCCTCTCAGGGTCCTTTGCTGCCTCTCCATTCTCGGATCCAGATCCATGGATCTCAGCCGCAGACCCGGCTCTGGCTCCGGCCCCAGCCTCACCCTCGAGCCCAGCGCCTTTCCTCTTCAGCCCTGGGGTCCTTCTCCCTGAGCCAAAACACTACCCTTGGCGGTCCCTGAAGAAG GAGTCTCCCAAGATCTCCCAACATTGGAGGGAGCCCAAGCCCAAGGAGCACTTGACATACCACCAGTACATGCCCCCAGAGCCGAGACAAGGGTCCAGGGCAGACCCCCAGGCTGAAGGGTCGGCCTTGGGTCCCCCTGGACCACCTCCATGGGAATGGACAAACTCACAGCAGCCTCCTCCTAG GATGAAGCCCAgtcccctcactccctccccaccAGGAGTCCCCAGCCCCTCGCCCTCTCCACACAAGCTGGAACTTCAGACTCTCAAACTGGAGGAGCTGACG GTCTCAGAGCTCCGGCAGCAGCTGCGCCTGCGGGGCCTCCCGGTGTCTGGGACCAAGTCGATGCTCCTGGAGCGCATGCGCGGCGGCGCCCCGCCCCGCGAGCGGCCGAAGCCGCGGCGCGAGGACGGTCCGGCGGGTGCTCCCTGGCCTCGCTTCAAGCGCAAGGCTTTGGGAGCCGCTGGGAGGCCGGGCTCG TTCAAGCCGAGTCCAACATCTCACTCGCTGCCCCCTCCACGTGCCGCGGAAACCCTTGTGACGACTCTGGCTCCTGCTCCGGCTCCGGCTGCATCGACGGCTCAGGCTCCAGCTCCAGTGCCGATCCCTTCCTCAGCACCAGCCTCGACAGCCCTGACACTGGAGGAGGAGCTGCAGGAAGCGATCCGCAGAGCGCAG TTGCTTCCGAACCGGGGCATCAGTGACATCCTGGAGGATCAGGTGGAGCCTGAGG ACATGCTGCCCCCCATCCCCCTGGACTTCCCCGGCTCCTTCGACTTGCTGTCCCCCTCCCCAGACTCTGAAGGCCTCTCATCTGTCTTCTCTTCCTCGCTCCCATCCCCCACGAACTCCCCGTCCCCCTCTCCCAGGGGTCCCACCGACTCCTTGGATTGGCTGGAGGCTCTGAGTGGGGGTCCCCCACTGGGCTGtggccccccagcccccagcattTTCTCTGCTGACTTATCTGATTCCAGTGGCACCAGGCTGTGGGACCTGCTGGAGTATCCATGGTGA
- the MAMSTR gene encoding MEF2-activating motif and SAP domain-containing transcriptional regulator isoform X2, whose protein sequence is MTLAASSQRSQIIRSKFRSGQALGHSLPAFLLPPPSTVLQLRIHRRYQDTSLSGSFAASPFSDPDPWISAADPALAPAPASPSSPAPFLFSPGVLLPEPKHYPWRSLKKESPKISQHWREPKPKEHLTYHQYMPPEPRQGSRADPQAEGSALGPPGPPPWEWTNSQQPPPRMKPSPLTPSPPGVPSPSPSPHKLELQTLKLEELTVSELRQQLRLRGLPVSGTKSMLLERMRGGAPPRERPKPRREDGPAGAPWPRFKRKALGAAGRPGSFKPSPTSHSLPPPRAAETLVTTLAPAPAPAASTAQAPAPVPIPSSAPASTALTLEEELQEAIRRAQLLPNRGISDILEDQVEPEDMLPPIPLDFPGSFDLLSPSPDSEGLSSVFSSSLPSPTNSPSPSPRGPTDSLDWLEALSGGPPLGCGPPAPSIFSADLSDSSGTRLWDLLEYPW, encoded by the exons ATGACCCTGGCGGCTTCCTCCCAGCGCTCCCAAATCATTCGCTCCAAGTTCCGATCTG GCCAGGCTCTTGGACACTCCCTTCCCGcctttctcctcccacctccctccacagTCCTCCAGCTTCGGATCCACAGACGCTATCAGGACACGA GCCTCTCAGGGTCCTTTGCTGCCTCTCCATTCTCGGATCCAGATCCATGGATCTCAGCCGCAGACCCGGCTCTGGCTCCGGCCCCAGCCTCACCCTCGAGCCCAGCGCCTTTCCTCTTCAGCCCTGGGGTCCTTCTCCCTGAGCCAAAACACTACCCTTGGCGGTCCCTGAAGAAG GAGTCTCCCAAGATCTCCCAACATTGGAGGGAGCCCAAGCCCAAGGAGCACTTGACATACCACCAGTACATGCCCCCAGAGCCGAGACAAGGGTCCAGGGCAGACCCCCAGGCTGAAGGGTCGGCCTTGGGTCCCCCTGGACCACCTCCATGGGAATGGACAAACTCACAGCAGCCTCCTCCTAG GATGAAGCCCAgtcccctcactccctccccaccAGGAGTCCCCAGCCCCTCGCCCTCTCCACACAAGCTGGAACTTCAGACTCTCAAACTGGAGGAGCTGACG GTCTCAGAGCTCCGGCAGCAGCTGCGCCTGCGGGGCCTCCCGGTGTCTGGGACCAAGTCGATGCTCCTGGAGCGCATGCGCGGCGGCGCCCCGCCCCGCGAGCGGCCGAAGCCGCGGCGCGAGGACGGTCCGGCGGGTGCTCCCTGGCCTCGCTTCAAGCGCAAGGCTTTGGGAGCCGCTGGGAGGCCGGGCTCG TTCAAGCCGAGTCCAACATCTCACTCGCTGCCCCCTCCACGTGCCGCGGAAACCCTTGTGACGACTCTGGCTCCTGCTCCGGCTCCGGCTGCATCGACGGCTCAGGCTCCAGCTCCAGTGCCGATCCCTTCCTCAGCACCAGCCTCGACAGCCCTGACACTGGAGGAGGAGCTGCAGGAAGCGATCCGCAGAGCGCAG TTGCTTCCGAACCGGGGCATCAGTGACATCCTGGAGGATCAGGTGGAGCCTGAGG ACATGCTGCCCCCCATCCCCCTGGACTTCCCCGGCTCCTTCGACTTGCTGTCCCCCTCCCCAGACTCTGAAGGCCTCTCATCTGTCTTCTCTTCCTCGCTCCCATCCCCCACGAACTCCCCGTCCCCCTCTCCCAGGGGTCCCACCGACTCCTTGGATTGGCTGGAGGCTCTGAGTGGGGGTCCCCCACTGGGCTGtggccccccagcccccagcattTTCTCTGCTGACTTATCTGATTCCAGTGGCACCAGGCTGTGGGACCTGCTGGAGTATCCATGGTGA
- the MAMSTR gene encoding MEF2-activating motif and SAP domain-containing transcriptional regulator isoform X7 codes for MTLAASSQRSQIIRSKFRSGQALGHSLPAFLLPPPSTVLQLRIHRRYQDTSLSGSFAASPFSDPDPWISAADPALAPAPASPSSPAPFLFSPGVLLPEPKHYPWRSLKKESPKISQHWREPKPKEHLTYHQYMPPEPRQGSRADPQAEGSALGPPGPPPWEWTNSQQPPPRMKPSPLTPSPPGVPSPSPSPHKLELQTLKLEELTVSELRQQLRLRGLPVSGTKSMLLERMRGGAPPRERPKPRREDGPAGAPWPRFKRKALGAAGRPGSFKPSPTSHSLPPPRAAETLVTTLAPAPAPAASTAQAPAPVPIPSSAPASTALTLEEELQEAIRRAQLLPNRGISDILEDQVEPEGIG; via the exons ATGACCCTGGCGGCTTCCTCCCAGCGCTCCCAAATCATTCGCTCCAAGTTCCGATCTG GCCAGGCTCTTGGACACTCCCTTCCCGcctttctcctcccacctccctccacagTCCTCCAGCTTCGGATCCACAGACGCTATCAGGACACGA GCCTCTCAGGGTCCTTTGCTGCCTCTCCATTCTCGGATCCAGATCCATGGATCTCAGCCGCAGACCCGGCTCTGGCTCCGGCCCCAGCCTCACCCTCGAGCCCAGCGCCTTTCCTCTTCAGCCCTGGGGTCCTTCTCCCTGAGCCAAAACACTACCCTTGGCGGTCCCTGAAGAAG GAGTCTCCCAAGATCTCCCAACATTGGAGGGAGCCCAAGCCCAAGGAGCACTTGACATACCACCAGTACATGCCCCCAGAGCCGAGACAAGGGTCCAGGGCAGACCCCCAGGCTGAAGGGTCGGCCTTGGGTCCCCCTGGACCACCTCCATGGGAATGGACAAACTCACAGCAGCCTCCTCCTAG GATGAAGCCCAgtcccctcactccctccccaccAGGAGTCCCCAGCCCCTCGCCCTCTCCACACAAGCTGGAACTTCAGACTCTCAAACTGGAGGAGCTGACG GTCTCAGAGCTCCGGCAGCAGCTGCGCCTGCGGGGCCTCCCGGTGTCTGGGACCAAGTCGATGCTCCTGGAGCGCATGCGCGGCGGCGCCCCGCCCCGCGAGCGGCCGAAGCCGCGGCGCGAGGACGGTCCGGCGGGTGCTCCCTGGCCTCGCTTCAAGCGCAAGGCTTTGGGAGCCGCTGGGAGGCCGGGCTCG TTCAAGCCGAGTCCAACATCTCACTCGCTGCCCCCTCCACGTGCCGCGGAAACCCTTGTGACGACTCTGGCTCCTGCTCCGGCTCCGGCTGCATCGACGGCTCAGGCTCCAGCTCCAGTGCCGATCCCTTCCTCAGCACCAGCCTCGACAGCCCTGACACTGGAGGAGGAGCTGCAGGAAGCGATCCGCAGAGCGCAG TTGCTTCCGAACCGGGGCATCAGTGACATCCTGGAGGATCAGGTGGAGCCTGAGG
- the MAMSTR gene encoding MEF2-activating motif and SAP domain-containing transcriptional regulator isoform X5 produces MTLAASSQRSQIIRSKFRSVLQLRIHRRYQDTNPWISAADPALAPAPASPSSPAPFLFSPGVLLPEPKHYPWRSLKKESPKISQHWREPKPKEHLTYHQYMPPEPRQGSRADPQAEGSALGPPGPPPWEWTNSQQPPPRMKPSPLTPSPPGVPSPSPSPHKLELQTLKLEELTVSELRQQLRLRGLPVSGTKSMLLERMRGGAPPRERPKPRREDGPAGAPWPRFKRKALGAAGRPGSFKPSPTSHSLPPPRAAETLVTTLAPAPAPAASTAQAPAPVPIPSSAPASTALTLEEELQEAIRRAQLLPNRGISDILEDQVEPEDMLPPIPLDFPGSFDLLSPSPDSEGLSSVFSSSLPSPTNSPSPSPRGPTDSLDWLEALSGGPPLGCGPPAPSIFSADLSDSSGTRLWDLLEYPW; encoded by the exons ATGACCCTGGCGGCTTCCTCCCAGCGCTCCCAAATCATTCGCTCCAAGTTCCGATCTG TCCTCCAGCTTCGGATCCACAGACGCTATCAGGACACGA ATCCATGGATCTCAGCCGCAGACCCGGCTCTGGCTCCGGCCCCAGCCTCACCCTCGAGCCCAGCGCCTTTCCTCTTCAGCCCTGGGGTCCTTCTCCCTGAGCCAAAACACTACCCTTGGCGGTCCCTGAAGAAG GAGTCTCCCAAGATCTCCCAACATTGGAGGGAGCCCAAGCCCAAGGAGCACTTGACATACCACCAGTACATGCCCCCAGAGCCGAGACAAGGGTCCAGGGCAGACCCCCAGGCTGAAGGGTCGGCCTTGGGTCCCCCTGGACCACCTCCATGGGAATGGACAAACTCACAGCAGCCTCCTCCTAG GATGAAGCCCAgtcccctcactccctccccaccAGGAGTCCCCAGCCCCTCGCCCTCTCCACACAAGCTGGAACTTCAGACTCTCAAACTGGAGGAGCTGACG GTCTCAGAGCTCCGGCAGCAGCTGCGCCTGCGGGGCCTCCCGGTGTCTGGGACCAAGTCGATGCTCCTGGAGCGCATGCGCGGCGGCGCCCCGCCCCGCGAGCGGCCGAAGCCGCGGCGCGAGGACGGTCCGGCGGGTGCTCCCTGGCCTCGCTTCAAGCGCAAGGCTTTGGGAGCCGCTGGGAGGCCGGGCTCG TTCAAGCCGAGTCCAACATCTCACTCGCTGCCCCCTCCACGTGCCGCGGAAACCCTTGTGACGACTCTGGCTCCTGCTCCGGCTCCGGCTGCATCGACGGCTCAGGCTCCAGCTCCAGTGCCGATCCCTTCCTCAGCACCAGCCTCGACAGCCCTGACACTGGAGGAGGAGCTGCAGGAAGCGATCCGCAGAGCGCAG TTGCTTCCGAACCGGGGCATCAGTGACATCCTGGAGGATCAGGTGGAGCCTGAGG ACATGCTGCCCCCCATCCCCCTGGACTTCCCCGGCTCCTTCGACTTGCTGTCCCCCTCCCCAGACTCTGAAGGCCTCTCATCTGTCTTCTCTTCCTCGCTCCCATCCCCCACGAACTCCCCGTCCCCCTCTCCCAGGGGTCCCACCGACTCCTTGGATTGGCTGGAGGCTCTGAGTGGGGGTCCCCCACTGGGCTGtggccccccagcccccagcattTTCTCTGCTGACTTATCTGATTCCAGTGGCACCAGGCTGTGGGACCTGCTGGAGTATCCATGGTGA
- the MAMSTR gene encoding MEF2-activating motif and SAP domain-containing transcriptional regulator isoform X1 — MVIGRRMGWSSADEVGRWRSWGQGCLLPAPLAGSWPQNGSGLRRCAGREQAGGPGREQAARPPACKGCVRGLGTRVPPTTAAHTRLPGQALGHSLPAFLLPPPSTVLQLRIHRRYQDTSLSGSFAASPFSDPDPWISAADPALAPAPASPSSPAPFLFSPGVLLPEPKHYPWRSLKKESPKISQHWREPKPKEHLTYHQYMPPEPRQGSRADPQAEGSALGPPGPPPWEWTNSQQPPPRMKPSPLTPSPPGVPSPSPSPHKLELQTLKLEELTVSELRQQLRLRGLPVSGTKSMLLERMRGGAPPRERPKPRREDGPAGAPWPRFKRKALGAAGRPGSFKPSPTSHSLPPPRAAETLVTTLAPAPAPAASTAQAPAPVPIPSSAPASTALTLEEELQEAIRRAQVRGSGPRVSVRIRLESQVHASSARPQLLPNRGISDILEDQVEPEDMLPPIPLDFPGSFDLLSPSPDSEGLSSVFSSSLPSPTNSPSPSPRGPTDSLDWLEALSGGPPLGCGPPAPSIFSADLSDSSGTRLWDLLEYPW, encoded by the exons ATGGTGATTGGGCGGAGGATGGGGTGGTCATCGGCTGACGAAGTGGGCAGGTGGAGGAGTTGGGGGCAGGGCTGCCTCCTGCCTGCACCGCTGGCTGGCTCCTGGCCCCAGAACGGCTCTGGCCTTCGGCGCTGCGCTGGCAGGGAACAAGCAGGAGGCCCGGGAAGGGAGCAGGCTGCCCGCCCACCCGCCTGCAAGGGGTGTGTAAGGGGGCTGGGCACACGTGTCCCGCCAACAACTGCAGCTCACACTCGCCTGCCAGGCCAGGCTCTTGGACACTCCCTTCCCGcctttctcctcccacctccctccacagTCCTCCAGCTTCGGATCCACAGACGCTATCAGGACACGA GCCTCTCAGGGTCCTTTGCTGCCTCTCCATTCTCGGATCCAGATCCATGGATCTCAGCCGCAGACCCGGCTCTGGCTCCGGCCCCAGCCTCACCCTCGAGCCCAGCGCCTTTCCTCTTCAGCCCTGGGGTCCTTCTCCCTGAGCCAAAACACTACCCTTGGCGGTCCCTGAAGAAG GAGTCTCCCAAGATCTCCCAACATTGGAGGGAGCCCAAGCCCAAGGAGCACTTGACATACCACCAGTACATGCCCCCAGAGCCGAGACAAGGGTCCAGGGCAGACCCCCAGGCTGAAGGGTCGGCCTTGGGTCCCCCTGGACCACCTCCATGGGAATGGACAAACTCACAGCAGCCTCCTCCTAG GATGAAGCCCAgtcccctcactccctccccaccAGGAGTCCCCAGCCCCTCGCCCTCTCCACACAAGCTGGAACTTCAGACTCTCAAACTGGAGGAGCTGACG GTCTCAGAGCTCCGGCAGCAGCTGCGCCTGCGGGGCCTCCCGGTGTCTGGGACCAAGTCGATGCTCCTGGAGCGCATGCGCGGCGGCGCCCCGCCCCGCGAGCGGCCGAAGCCGCGGCGCGAGGACGGTCCGGCGGGTGCTCCCTGGCCTCGCTTCAAGCGCAAGGCTTTGGGAGCCGCTGGGAGGCCGGGCTCG TTCAAGCCGAGTCCAACATCTCACTCGCTGCCCCCTCCACGTGCCGCGGAAACCCTTGTGACGACTCTGGCTCCTGCTCCGGCTCCGGCTGCATCGACGGCTCAGGCTCCAGCTCCAGTGCCGATCCCTTCCTCAGCACCAGCCTCGACAGCCCTGACACTGGAGGAGGAGCTGCAGGAAGCGATCCGCAGAGCGCAGGTGAGAGGGAGCGGGCCTAGGGTCTCAGTCAGGATCAGGCTGGAGTCCCAAGTTCACGCCAGTTCTGCCCGTCCGCAGTTGCTTCCGAACCGGGGCATCAGTGACATCCTGGAGGATCAGGTGGAGCCTGAGG ACATGCTGCCCCCCATCCCCCTGGACTTCCCCGGCTCCTTCGACTTGCTGTCCCCCTCCCCAGACTCTGAAGGCCTCTCATCTGTCTTCTCTTCCTCGCTCCCATCCCCCACGAACTCCCCGTCCCCCTCTCCCAGGGGTCCCACCGACTCCTTGGATTGGCTGGAGGCTCTGAGTGGGGGTCCCCCACTGGGCTGtggccccccagcccccagcattTTCTCTGCTGACTTATCTGATTCCAGTGGCACCAGGCTGTGGGACCTGCTGGAGTATCCATGGTGA
- the MAMSTR gene encoding MEF2-activating motif and SAP domain-containing transcriptional regulator isoform X9, producing MPPEPRQGSRADPQAEGSALGPPGPPPWEWTNSQQPPPRMKPSPLTPSPPGVPSPSPSPHKLELQTLKLEELTVSELRQQLRLRGLPVSGTKSMLLERMRGGAPPRERPKPRREDGPAGAPWPRFKRKALGAAGRPGSFKPSPTSHSLPPPRAAETLVTTLAPAPAPAASTAQAPAPVPIPSSAPASTALTLEEELQEAIRRAQLLPNRGISDILEDQVEPEDMLPPIPLDFPGSFDLLSPSPDSEGLSSVFSSSLPSPTNSPSPSPRGPTDSLDWLEALSGGPPLGCGPPAPSIFSADLSDSSGTRLWDLLEYPW from the exons ATGCCCCCAGAGCCGAGACAAGGGTCCAGGGCAGACCCCCAGGCTGAAGGGTCGGCCTTGGGTCCCCCTGGACCACCTCCATGGGAATGGACAAACTCACAGCAGCCTCCTCCTAG GATGAAGCCCAgtcccctcactccctccccaccAGGAGTCCCCAGCCCCTCGCCCTCTCCACACAAGCTGGAACTTCAGACTCTCAAACTGGAGGAGCTGACG GTCTCAGAGCTCCGGCAGCAGCTGCGCCTGCGGGGCCTCCCGGTGTCTGGGACCAAGTCGATGCTCCTGGAGCGCATGCGCGGCGGCGCCCCGCCCCGCGAGCGGCCGAAGCCGCGGCGCGAGGACGGTCCGGCGGGTGCTCCCTGGCCTCGCTTCAAGCGCAAGGCTTTGGGAGCCGCTGGGAGGCCGGGCTCG TTCAAGCCGAGTCCAACATCTCACTCGCTGCCCCCTCCACGTGCCGCGGAAACCCTTGTGACGACTCTGGCTCCTGCTCCGGCTCCGGCTGCATCGACGGCTCAGGCTCCAGCTCCAGTGCCGATCCCTTCCTCAGCACCAGCCTCGACAGCCCTGACACTGGAGGAGGAGCTGCAGGAAGCGATCCGCAGAGCGCAG TTGCTTCCGAACCGGGGCATCAGTGACATCCTGGAGGATCAGGTGGAGCCTGAGG ACATGCTGCCCCCCATCCCCCTGGACTTCCCCGGCTCCTTCGACTTGCTGTCCCCCTCCCCAGACTCTGAAGGCCTCTCATCTGTCTTCTCTTCCTCGCTCCCATCCCCCACGAACTCCCCGTCCCCCTCTCCCAGGGGTCCCACCGACTCCTTGGATTGGCTGGAGGCTCTGAGTGGGGGTCCCCCACTGGGCTGtggccccccagcccccagcattTTCTCTGCTGACTTATCTGATTCCAGTGGCACCAGGCTGTGGGACCTGCTGGAGTATCCATGGTGA
- the MAMSTR gene encoding MEF2-activating motif and SAP domain-containing transcriptional regulator isoform X3, giving the protein MTLAASSQRSQIIRSKFRSGQALGHSLPAFLLPPPSTVLQLRIHRRYQDTNPWISAADPALAPAPASPSSPAPFLFSPGVLLPEPKHYPWRSLKKESPKISQHWREPKPKEHLTYHQYMPPEPRQGSRADPQAEGSALGPPGPPPWEWTNSQQPPPRMKPSPLTPSPPGVPSPSPSPHKLELQTLKLEELTVSELRQQLRLRGLPVSGTKSMLLERMRGGAPPRERPKPRREDGPAGAPWPRFKRKALGAAGRPGSFKPSPTSHSLPPPRAAETLVTTLAPAPAPAASTAQAPAPVPIPSSAPASTALTLEEELQEAIRRAQLLPNRGISDILEDQVEPEDMLPPIPLDFPGSFDLLSPSPDSEGLSSVFSSSLPSPTNSPSPSPRGPTDSLDWLEALSGGPPLGCGPPAPSIFSADLSDSSGTRLWDLLEYPW; this is encoded by the exons ATGACCCTGGCGGCTTCCTCCCAGCGCTCCCAAATCATTCGCTCCAAGTTCCGATCTG GCCAGGCTCTTGGACACTCCCTTCCCGcctttctcctcccacctccctccacagTCCTCCAGCTTCGGATCCACAGACGCTATCAGGACACGA ATCCATGGATCTCAGCCGCAGACCCGGCTCTGGCTCCGGCCCCAGCCTCACCCTCGAGCCCAGCGCCTTTCCTCTTCAGCCCTGGGGTCCTTCTCCCTGAGCCAAAACACTACCCTTGGCGGTCCCTGAAGAAG GAGTCTCCCAAGATCTCCCAACATTGGAGGGAGCCCAAGCCCAAGGAGCACTTGACATACCACCAGTACATGCCCCCAGAGCCGAGACAAGGGTCCAGGGCAGACCCCCAGGCTGAAGGGTCGGCCTTGGGTCCCCCTGGACCACCTCCATGGGAATGGACAAACTCACAGCAGCCTCCTCCTAG GATGAAGCCCAgtcccctcactccctccccaccAGGAGTCCCCAGCCCCTCGCCCTCTCCACACAAGCTGGAACTTCAGACTCTCAAACTGGAGGAGCTGACG GTCTCAGAGCTCCGGCAGCAGCTGCGCCTGCGGGGCCTCCCGGTGTCTGGGACCAAGTCGATGCTCCTGGAGCGCATGCGCGGCGGCGCCCCGCCCCGCGAGCGGCCGAAGCCGCGGCGCGAGGACGGTCCGGCGGGTGCTCCCTGGCCTCGCTTCAAGCGCAAGGCTTTGGGAGCCGCTGGGAGGCCGGGCTCG TTCAAGCCGAGTCCAACATCTCACTCGCTGCCCCCTCCACGTGCCGCGGAAACCCTTGTGACGACTCTGGCTCCTGCTCCGGCTCCGGCTGCATCGACGGCTCAGGCTCCAGCTCCAGTGCCGATCCCTTCCTCAGCACCAGCCTCGACAGCCCTGACACTGGAGGAGGAGCTGCAGGAAGCGATCCGCAGAGCGCAG TTGCTTCCGAACCGGGGCATCAGTGACATCCTGGAGGATCAGGTGGAGCCTGAGG ACATGCTGCCCCCCATCCCCCTGGACTTCCCCGGCTCCTTCGACTTGCTGTCCCCCTCCCCAGACTCTGAAGGCCTCTCATCTGTCTTCTCTTCCTCGCTCCCATCCCCCACGAACTCCCCGTCCCCCTCTCCCAGGGGTCCCACCGACTCCTTGGATTGGCTGGAGGCTCTGAGTGGGGGTCCCCCACTGGGCTGtggccccccagcccccagcattTTCTCTGCTGACTTATCTGATTCCAGTGGCACCAGGCTGTGGGACCTGCTGGAGTATCCATGGTGA